A DNA window from Salvelinus fontinalis isolate EN_2023a chromosome 28, ASM2944872v1, whole genome shotgun sequence contains the following coding sequences:
- the LOC129826246 gene encoding GTPase-activating protein and VPS9 domain-containing protein 1-like isoform X7: MVKPDIHTLAHHLKQERLYVASEKQLIQRLNGDVLKTAERLYRAAWITKQQRINLDRLILTSAEASPAECCQHAKVLEDTQFLDGYKTLGFQESIYGEFLGRVRENPRLLASCLVAGERLNQEHTQGVIYTVFTSLYGNCIMQEDERYLLQVLRYLVEFELKESDNPRRLLRRGTCAFSILFKLFSEGLYSAKLFLTATLHEPIMQLLVEDEDHLETDPSKVTERFTPAQQERLFGEKGSEGYRQKVAAAVEANEAKLVTLVNKFIGYLKQNTYCFPHNLRWIVSQMYKTLSCVERLEVGEVRTMCTDLLLTCFICPAIVNPEQYGIISDAPINEVARFNLMQVGQLLQQLAMADDDGDPRRKKSLAKFDKSCVAAFLDVVIGGRAVETPPMSSMNLLEGLSRTVAYMTHSQLLCLVDFVRSVMAGDHLREEEHMLLETMLANVPQSRTVKSNSLELTPSNTPQLSPATTPANKKNRNIGQQLATSWDSTTTTLSAHIPLVTPFAASRSRSRSELAQQGEAEASSLESLQEVMPDEVLVISLGSSPQTIPGMMSENEVLTMQLTDGSQGDIPADDTKHHGKPDKTLRFSLCSDNLEGISEGPSNRSNSVSSLDLEGESVSELGAGPSGSNGVEALQLLEHEHATTQDNLDDKLRKFEIRDMMGLTDDRDISETVSETWSTDVLGSDFDPNMDEDRLQEIAEAPDLKQEERLQELESCSGLGSTSDDTEVREVSSRPSTPGLSVISATSEDRGKTEDLRSECSSDFGGKDSVTSPDGEESSHGAHHSLASPASQADSLLAMFDPLSSGEGFSTGTIVRPKVHYARPLHPPPDPPIPEACALGQEPRYSLFTPHCLAQAELEHTKQRHSYPDRLVRSRSSDIVCQGRRPTSDPGLNRRAAAEERDPAGHFSMGPSSSPSKDSLKGEVEERKDSDEEKSDRNRPWWKKRFQSAIPKVLYWTAESEVPAPIAFRKRDRQEKDDVGHERVPQDETLSRNSQAQAAEDILDKYRNIKRTSPSEGATAAAYDTTGELCGEEGLHDEALQNMSTDDLPDSASQTAQQHDSSKFSFSDAKKKLRLALCSADSVAFPLMAPATTRNGLPDHTDSEDNEIVCFLKVQLAEAINLQDKNQMAQIQETTRCVSRFDARTCRKLLAAIAEDYRKRAPYIAYLTRCRQGLQTSQAHLERLLQRVLRDKEVANRYFTTVCVRLLLEHMEAKSLDFIKAFQGCTASDDKTAAVEDFLRYLYGAMAHDAIWQYASEDQLQDAQMAIERSVMNRIFKLAFYPNQDGDILRDQLLQEHIARLSKVVTANHKALQIPEVYAREAPWPSAQSEIRTISAYKTPRDKVQCILRMCSTIMNLLSLANEDSVPGADDFVPVLVFVLIKANPPCLLSTIQYINNFYASRLSGEECYWWMQFTAAVEFIKTIDDRK; encoded by the exons ATGGTGAAGCCAGACATCCACACTCTGGCCCACCACCTGAAGCAGGAGCGGCTGTATGTGGCTTCAGAGAAGCAGCTGATCCAGCGGCTCAACGGGGACGTGCTGAAGACTGCTGAGAGACTGTACCGTGCTGCCTGGATCACCAAACAGCAGAGGATCAATCTCGACAGGCTCATTCTCACCAG TGCTGAGGCCTCCCCGGCCGAATGCTGCCAGCATGCCAAAGTGCTGGAGGACACACAGTTCCTGGACGGCTACAAGACTCTGGGCTTTCAGGAGAGCATCTATGGGGAGTTCCTGGGTCGGGTGCGCGAGAACCCTCGGCTGTtggcctcctgcctggtggctGGGGAGAGGCTGAACCAGGAGCACACACAGGGGGTCATTTACACGGTCTTCACCTCACTCTACGGCAACTGTATCATGCAGGAGGATGAGCGCTACCTGCTGCAG GTCCTCCGCTACTTGGTGGAGTTTGAGCTGAAGGAGAGCGACAACCCTCGGCGGCTGCTGCGGCGGGGCACGTGCGCCTTCAGCATCCTCTTCAAGCTCTTCTCCGAGGGGCTGTACTCGGCCAAGCTTTTCCTCACCGCCACCCTCCACGAGCCCATCATGCAGCTGCTGGTGGAGGACGAGGACCACCTGGAGACGGACCCCTCCAAGGTGACGGAGCGCTTCACGCCGGCCCAGCAGGAGCGCCTCTTTGGGGAGAAGGGCTCGGAGGGCTACAGACAGAAGGTGGCAGCCGCCGTGGAAGCCAACGAGGCCAAGCTGGTGACCCTGGTCAACAAGTTCATCGGCTACCTGAAGCAGAACACCTACTGCTTCCCCCACAACCTGCGCTGGATAGTGTCTCAGATGTACAAGACACTGTCGTGCGTGGAACGGCTGGAGGTGGGCGAGGTGCGGACCATGTGCACGGACCTGCTGCTCACCTGCTTCATCTGCCCAGCCATAGTCAACCCTGAGCAGTACGGCATCATCTCAGACGCCCCTATCAATGAGGTGGCTCGCTTCAACCTCATGCAG GTAGGGCAGCTTCTTCAACAGTTGGCAATGGCTGACGATGATGGAGACCCCCGGAGGAAAAAGAGTTTGGCCAAGTTCGATAAG AGCTGTGTAGCTGCCTTCTTGGATGTGGTAATCGGAGGGAGAGCTGTGGAGACACCGCCCATGTCCTCCATGAACCTACTAGAAGGACTCAGCAGGACTGTGGCGTACATGACACACAGTCAGCTCCTCTGCCTG GTGGACTTTGTACGGAGTGTGATGGCAGGGGACCACCTCCGGGAGGAGGAGCACATGCTCCTGGAGACCATGCTGGCCAACGTGCCCCAGTCCCGCACGGTGAAGAGCAACAGTCTGGAGCTCACCCCCTCCAACACCCCCCAGCTCTCCCCAGCCACCACCCCCGCCAACAAAAAAAACAGGAACATAG GACAACAGTTAGCAACTTCCTGGGACTCCACAACCACCACCCTGTCTGCTCACATTCCATTAGTTACCCCTTTTG CAGCCTCCCGCAGTCGTAGCCGTTCCGAGCTGGCCCAGCAGGGGGAGGCAGAGGCTAGCTCTCTGGAGTCCCTGCAGGAGGTTATGCCAGATGAGGTGCTGGTGATCTCACTAGGAAGCAGCCCGCAGACCATCCCTGGGATGATGTCAGAGAATGAG GTGTTGACCATGCAGCTGACTGATGGGTCACAAGGGGACATTCCTGCAGATGACACCAAGCAccatggcaagccagacaaaaccCTGCGCTTCTCCCTCTGCAGTGACAACCTGGAGGGCATCTCAGAGG GTCCATCTAACCGGTCTAATTCTGTGTCGTCTCTGGACCTGGAGGGAGAGTCTGTGTCTGAGCTGGGAGCTGGGCCATCAGGGAGCAATGGGGTGGAGGCTCTACAACTGCTGGAGCATGAACATG CCACCACTCAGGACAACCTGGATGACAAACTGCGTAAGTTTGAGATCCGCGACATGATGGGCCTGACAGATGACCGGGACATCTCTGAGACAGTGAGTGAGACCTGGAGCACAGACGTGCTGGGCAGCGACTTTGACCCCAACATGGATGAGGATCGACTGCAGGAAATAGCTG AAGCCCCAGACCTGAAGCAGGAAGAGCGTCTACAGGAGTTGGAGAGCTGCTCagggctgggcagcacctccgaTGACACAGAGGTCAGAGAGGTCAGCTCCCGGCCCAGCACCCCAGGGCTCAGCGTCATCTCAG CGACATCAGAAGATAGAGGCAAGACGGAGGACCTACGGTCGGAGTGCAGCTCGGACTTTGGGGGGAAGGACTCTGTGACCAGTCCAGATGGGGAGGAGTCGTCCCACg GAGCACACCACAGTTTGGCTTCTCCGGCCTCGCAGGCAGACTCCTTACTGGCCATGTTCGATCCCCTATCCTCCGGGGAAG GTTTCTCTACTGGTACCATCGTGAGGCCCAAAGTGCACTACGCCAGGCCCCTTCATCCTCCCCCTGACCCTCCCATCCCAGAGGCCTGTGCCCTAGGCCAGGAGCCCCGCTACTCCCTGTTCACGCCCCACTGCCTGGCCCAAGCTGAGCTGGAGCACACCAAGCAACGCCACTCCTACCCAGACAGGCTGGTACGCAGCCGCAGCTCTGATATTGTTTGCCAAGGCCGCCGGCCTACCAGCGACCCGGGACTCAACCGCAGAGCGGCAGCCGAGGAGCGGGACCCTGCCGGGCACTTCTCCATGGGGCCGTCCTCGTCCCCCAGCAAGGATTCCCTAAAAGGAGAG GTTGAGGAGAGAAAGGACAGTGATGAGGAAAAGTCTGATCGCAACAGACCATGGTGGAAGAAACGTTTTCAGTCAGCCATTCCCAAAG TGCTGTATTGGACGGCTGAGAGTGAAGTCCCAG CTCCGATAGCCTTCCGGAAAAGGGACAGGCAGGAGAAAGACGATGTGGGCCATGAACGCGTCCCACAAG ACGAAACTCTGTCCAGGAACTCCCAGGCCCAGGCAGCAGAAGACATCCTGGACAAATACAGGAACATCAAGAGGACCAGCCCTAGTGAAGGAGCCACCGCTGCAGCCTATGACACCACAGGAG AGCTGTGTGGAGAGGAGGGTTTACACGACGAAGCTCTGCAGAACATGTCCACAGACGACCTGCCAGactcagccagccagacagcccagCAACACGACTCCAGCAAGTTCTCATTCAG TGATGCAAAGAAGAAGTTGAGACTGGCCTTGTGTTCAGCAGACTCTGTGGCTTTCCCCCTCATGGCTCCTGCCACCACACGCAATGGGCTGCCTGACCACACGGACTCTGAAG ACAATGAGATCGTGTGCTTCCTGAAGGTCCAGCTGGCGGAGGCCATCAACCTGCAGGATAAGAACCAGATGGCCCAGATCCAGGAGACCACTCGCTGCGTCAGCCGCTTTGACGCACGTACCTGCAGGAAGCTGCTGGCAGCCATCGCCGAGGATTACAG GAAGCGGGCGCCCTACATAGCGTATCTGACGCGGTGTCGGCAAGGCCTGCAGACGTCCCAGGCCCACCTGGAGCGGCTGCTGCAGCGGGTGCTGAGGGACAAAGAGGTGGCTAACCGCTACTTCACCACAGTCTGTGTTCGCCTCCTACTGGAACACATGGAGGCGAAGTCCCTGGACTTCATCAAAG CCTTCCAGGGGTGCACAGCGTCAGATGACAAGACGGCGGCAGTGGAGGACTTCCTGCGCTACCTGTACGGGGCCATGGCCCATGATGCCATCTGGCAGTACGCCAGCGAGGACCAGCTGCAGGATGCCCAGATGGCCATAGAGCGCAGCGTCATGAACCGCATCTTCAAGCTGGCCTTCTACCCCAACCAGGACGGGGACATCCTGAGAGACCA GCTTCTTCAGGAACACATAGCGCGTCTCTCAAAAGTGGTGACGGCAAATCACAAAGCTCTTCAAATCCCAGAG GTGTATGCGAGGGAGGCTCCCTGGCCGTCTGCCCAGTCGGAGATCCGGACCATCAGTGCCTACAAGACTCCTCGGGACAAAGTGCAGTGTATACTGCGCATGTGTTCCACCATCATGAACCTCCTGAGTCTGGCCAACGAGGACTCTGTCCCTGGAGCTGACGACTTCGTCCCTGTGCTTGTCTTTGTCCTGATAAAG GCAAACCCGCCCTGCCTGCTGTCCACTATTCAGTACATCAATAATTTCTACGCCAGCCGGCTGAGTGGGGAGGAGTGCTATTGGTGGATGCAGTTCACCGCGGCAGTGGAATTCATTAAGACCATCGATGATCGCAAGTGA
- the LOC129826246 gene encoding GTPase-activating protein and VPS9 domain-containing protein 1-like isoform X3, whose amino-acid sequence MVKPDIHTLAHHLKQERLYVASEKQLIQRLNGDVLKTAERLYRAAWITKQQRINLDRLILTSAEASPAECCQHAKVLEDTQFLDGYKTLGFQESIYGEFLGRVRENPRLLASCLVAGERLNQEHTQGVIYTVFTSLYGNCIMQEDERYLLQVLRYLVEFELKESDNPRRLLRRGTCAFSILFKLFSEGLYSAKLFLTATLHEPIMQLLVEDEDHLETDPSKVTERFTPAQQERLFGEKGSEGYRQKVAAAVEANEAKLVTLVNKFIGYLKQNTYCFPHNLRWIVSQMYKTLSCVERLEVGEVRTMCTDLLLTCFICPAIVNPEQYGIISDAPINEVARFNLMQVGQLLQQLAMADDDGDPRRKKSLAKFDKSCVAAFLDVVIGGRAVETPPMSSMNLLEGLSRTVAYMTHSQLLCLVDFVRSVMAGDHLREEEHMLLETMLANVPQSRTVKSNSLELTPSNTPQLSPATTPANKKNRNIGQQLATSWDSTTTTLSAHIPLVTPFAASRSRSRSELAQQGEAEASSLESLQEVMPDEVLVISLGSSPQTIPGMMSENEVLTMQLTDGSQGDIPADDTKHHGKPDKTLRFSLCSDNLEGISEGPSNRSNSVSSLDLEGESVSELGAGPSGSNGVEALQLLEHEHATTQDNLDDKLRKFEIRDMMGLTDDRDISETVSETWSTDVLGSDFDPNMDEDRLQEIAGATVENMLGSLLCLPGSSSVLLDPYGSTISETTSEAWSVEVLPSDSEAPDLKQEERLQELESCSGLGSTSDDTEVREVSSRPSTPGLSVISATSEDRGKTEDLRSECSSDFGGKDSVTSPDGEESSHGAHHSLASPASQADSLLAMFDPLSSGEGFSTGTIVRPKVHYARPLHPPPDPPIPEACALGQEPRYSLFTPHCLAQAELEHTKQRHSYPDRLVRSRSSDIVCQGRRPTSDPGLNRRAAAEERDPAGHFSMGPSSSPSKDSLKGEVEERKDSDEEKSDRNRPWWKKRFQSAIPKAPIAFRKRDRQEKDDVGHERVPQDETLSRNSQAQAAEDILDKYRNIKRTSPSEGATAAAYDTTGELCGEEGLHDEALQNMSTDDLPDSASQTAQQHDSSKFSFSDAKKKLRLALCSADSVAFPLMAPATTRNGLPDHTDSEDNEIVCFLKVQLAEAINLQDKNQMAQIQETTRCVSRFDARTCRKLLAAIAEDYRKRAPYIAYLTRCRQGLQTSQAHLERLLQRVLRDKEVANRYFTTVCVRLLLEHMEAKSLDFIKAFQGCTASDDKTAAVEDFLRYLYGAMAHDAIWQYASEDQLQDAQMAIERSVMNRIFKLAFYPNQDGDILRDQLLQEHIARLSKVVTANHKALQIPEVYAREAPWPSAQSEIRTISAYKTPRDKVQCILRMCSTIMNLLSLANEDSVPGADDFVPVLVFVLIKANPPCLLSTIQYINNFYASRLSGEECYWWMQFTAAVEFIKTIDDRK is encoded by the exons ATGGTGAAGCCAGACATCCACACTCTGGCCCACCACCTGAAGCAGGAGCGGCTGTATGTGGCTTCAGAGAAGCAGCTGATCCAGCGGCTCAACGGGGACGTGCTGAAGACTGCTGAGAGACTGTACCGTGCTGCCTGGATCACCAAACAGCAGAGGATCAATCTCGACAGGCTCATTCTCACCAG TGCTGAGGCCTCCCCGGCCGAATGCTGCCAGCATGCCAAAGTGCTGGAGGACACACAGTTCCTGGACGGCTACAAGACTCTGGGCTTTCAGGAGAGCATCTATGGGGAGTTCCTGGGTCGGGTGCGCGAGAACCCTCGGCTGTtggcctcctgcctggtggctGGGGAGAGGCTGAACCAGGAGCACACACAGGGGGTCATTTACACGGTCTTCACCTCACTCTACGGCAACTGTATCATGCAGGAGGATGAGCGCTACCTGCTGCAG GTCCTCCGCTACTTGGTGGAGTTTGAGCTGAAGGAGAGCGACAACCCTCGGCGGCTGCTGCGGCGGGGCACGTGCGCCTTCAGCATCCTCTTCAAGCTCTTCTCCGAGGGGCTGTACTCGGCCAAGCTTTTCCTCACCGCCACCCTCCACGAGCCCATCATGCAGCTGCTGGTGGAGGACGAGGACCACCTGGAGACGGACCCCTCCAAGGTGACGGAGCGCTTCACGCCGGCCCAGCAGGAGCGCCTCTTTGGGGAGAAGGGCTCGGAGGGCTACAGACAGAAGGTGGCAGCCGCCGTGGAAGCCAACGAGGCCAAGCTGGTGACCCTGGTCAACAAGTTCATCGGCTACCTGAAGCAGAACACCTACTGCTTCCCCCACAACCTGCGCTGGATAGTGTCTCAGATGTACAAGACACTGTCGTGCGTGGAACGGCTGGAGGTGGGCGAGGTGCGGACCATGTGCACGGACCTGCTGCTCACCTGCTTCATCTGCCCAGCCATAGTCAACCCTGAGCAGTACGGCATCATCTCAGACGCCCCTATCAATGAGGTGGCTCGCTTCAACCTCATGCAG GTAGGGCAGCTTCTTCAACAGTTGGCAATGGCTGACGATGATGGAGACCCCCGGAGGAAAAAGAGTTTGGCCAAGTTCGATAAG AGCTGTGTAGCTGCCTTCTTGGATGTGGTAATCGGAGGGAGAGCTGTGGAGACACCGCCCATGTCCTCCATGAACCTACTAGAAGGACTCAGCAGGACTGTGGCGTACATGACACACAGTCAGCTCCTCTGCCTG GTGGACTTTGTACGGAGTGTGATGGCAGGGGACCACCTCCGGGAGGAGGAGCACATGCTCCTGGAGACCATGCTGGCCAACGTGCCCCAGTCCCGCACGGTGAAGAGCAACAGTCTGGAGCTCACCCCCTCCAACACCCCCCAGCTCTCCCCAGCCACCACCCCCGCCAACAAAAAAAACAGGAACATAG GACAACAGTTAGCAACTTCCTGGGACTCCACAACCACCACCCTGTCTGCTCACATTCCATTAGTTACCCCTTTTG CAGCCTCCCGCAGTCGTAGCCGTTCCGAGCTGGCCCAGCAGGGGGAGGCAGAGGCTAGCTCTCTGGAGTCCCTGCAGGAGGTTATGCCAGATGAGGTGCTGGTGATCTCACTAGGAAGCAGCCCGCAGACCATCCCTGGGATGATGTCAGAGAATGAG GTGTTGACCATGCAGCTGACTGATGGGTCACAAGGGGACATTCCTGCAGATGACACCAAGCAccatggcaagccagacaaaaccCTGCGCTTCTCCCTCTGCAGTGACAACCTGGAGGGCATCTCAGAGG GTCCATCTAACCGGTCTAATTCTGTGTCGTCTCTGGACCTGGAGGGAGAGTCTGTGTCTGAGCTGGGAGCTGGGCCATCAGGGAGCAATGGGGTGGAGGCTCTACAACTGCTGGAGCATGAACATG CCACCACTCAGGACAACCTGGATGACAAACTGCGTAAGTTTGAGATCCGCGACATGATGGGCCTGACAGATGACCGGGACATCTCTGAGACAGTGAGTGAGACCTGGAGCACAGACGTGCTGGGCAGCGACTTTGACCCCAACATGGATGAGGATCGACTGCAGGAAATAGCTG GGGCGACTGTAGAGAACATGCTGGGCAGCCTGCTGTGCCTACCAGGCTCCAGCTCAGTGCTGCTAGACCCTTATGGATCCACCATCTCAGAGACCACCAGCGAGGCCTGGAGTGTGGAGGTCCTGCCCAGCGACTCAG AAGCCCCAGACCTGAAGCAGGAAGAGCGTCTACAGGAGTTGGAGAGCTGCTCagggctgggcagcacctccgaTGACACAGAGGTCAGAGAGGTCAGCTCCCGGCCCAGCACCCCAGGGCTCAGCGTCATCTCAG CGACATCAGAAGATAGAGGCAAGACGGAGGACCTACGGTCGGAGTGCAGCTCGGACTTTGGGGGGAAGGACTCTGTGACCAGTCCAGATGGGGAGGAGTCGTCCCACg GAGCACACCACAGTTTGGCTTCTCCGGCCTCGCAGGCAGACTCCTTACTGGCCATGTTCGATCCCCTATCCTCCGGGGAAG GTTTCTCTACTGGTACCATCGTGAGGCCCAAAGTGCACTACGCCAGGCCCCTTCATCCTCCCCCTGACCCTCCCATCCCAGAGGCCTGTGCCCTAGGCCAGGAGCCCCGCTACTCCCTGTTCACGCCCCACTGCCTGGCCCAAGCTGAGCTGGAGCACACCAAGCAACGCCACTCCTACCCAGACAGGCTGGTACGCAGCCGCAGCTCTGATATTGTTTGCCAAGGCCGCCGGCCTACCAGCGACCCGGGACTCAACCGCAGAGCGGCAGCCGAGGAGCGGGACCCTGCCGGGCACTTCTCCATGGGGCCGTCCTCGTCCCCCAGCAAGGATTCCCTAAAAGGAGAG GTTGAGGAGAGAAAGGACAGTGATGAGGAAAAGTCTGATCGCAACAGACCATGGTGGAAGAAACGTTTTCAGTCAGCCATTCCCAAAG CTCCGATAGCCTTCCGGAAAAGGGACAGGCAGGAGAAAGACGATGTGGGCCATGAACGCGTCCCACAAG ACGAAACTCTGTCCAGGAACTCCCAGGCCCAGGCAGCAGAAGACATCCTGGACAAATACAGGAACATCAAGAGGACCAGCCCTAGTGAAGGAGCCACCGCTGCAGCCTATGACACCACAGGAG AGCTGTGTGGAGAGGAGGGTTTACACGACGAAGCTCTGCAGAACATGTCCACAGACGACCTGCCAGactcagccagccagacagcccagCAACACGACTCCAGCAAGTTCTCATTCAG TGATGCAAAGAAGAAGTTGAGACTGGCCTTGTGTTCAGCAGACTCTGTGGCTTTCCCCCTCATGGCTCCTGCCACCACACGCAATGGGCTGCCTGACCACACGGACTCTGAAG ACAATGAGATCGTGTGCTTCCTGAAGGTCCAGCTGGCGGAGGCCATCAACCTGCAGGATAAGAACCAGATGGCCCAGATCCAGGAGACCACTCGCTGCGTCAGCCGCTTTGACGCACGTACCTGCAGGAAGCTGCTGGCAGCCATCGCCGAGGATTACAG GAAGCGGGCGCCCTACATAGCGTATCTGACGCGGTGTCGGCAAGGCCTGCAGACGTCCCAGGCCCACCTGGAGCGGCTGCTGCAGCGGGTGCTGAGGGACAAAGAGGTGGCTAACCGCTACTTCACCACAGTCTGTGTTCGCCTCCTACTGGAACACATGGAGGCGAAGTCCCTGGACTTCATCAAAG CCTTCCAGGGGTGCACAGCGTCAGATGACAAGACGGCGGCAGTGGAGGACTTCCTGCGCTACCTGTACGGGGCCATGGCCCATGATGCCATCTGGCAGTACGCCAGCGAGGACCAGCTGCAGGATGCCCAGATGGCCATAGAGCGCAGCGTCATGAACCGCATCTTCAAGCTGGCCTTCTACCCCAACCAGGACGGGGACATCCTGAGAGACCA GCTTCTTCAGGAACACATAGCGCGTCTCTCAAAAGTGGTGACGGCAAATCACAAAGCTCTTCAAATCCCAGAG GTGTATGCGAGGGAGGCTCCCTGGCCGTCTGCCCAGTCGGAGATCCGGACCATCAGTGCCTACAAGACTCCTCGGGACAAAGTGCAGTGTATACTGCGCATGTGTTCCACCATCATGAACCTCCTGAGTCTGGCCAACGAGGACTCTGTCCCTGGAGCTGACGACTTCGTCCCTGTGCTTGTCTTTGTCCTGATAAAG GCAAACCCGCCCTGCCTGCTGTCCACTATTCAGTACATCAATAATTTCTACGCCAGCCGGCTGAGTGGGGAGGAGTGCTATTGGTGGATGCAGTTCACCGCGGCAGTGGAATTCATTAAGACCATCGATGATCGCAAGTGA